One genomic segment of Belonocnema kinseyi isolate 2016_QV_RU_SX_M_011 chromosome 2, B_treatae_v1, whole genome shotgun sequence includes these proteins:
- the LOC117167641 gene encoding mitochondrial 2-oxoglutarate/malate carrier protein-like isoform X1: protein MGSEKKVPNGIKFLIGGTSGMAATCFVQPLDLIKNRMQLSGTKTSTISVVSNIVKNEGLFAMYSGLSAGLMRQATYTTTRLGIYTWLFEIASKDGQPNFFTKAGLGMAAGCVGAFVGTPAEVALIRMTADGRLPLAERRNYKNVFHALFRITKEEGILTLWRGAIPTMGRAMVVNAAQLASYSQAKEALLDTGYFKENITLHFVASMISGLVTTAASMPVDIAKTRIQNMKTIDGKPEFKGTIDVLTKVVRNEGPFALWKGFFPYYARLGPHTVLTFIFLEQMMTAYKQNFS, encoded by the exons ATGGGAAGCGAGAAGAAAGTGCCAAACGGCATCAAATTTCTTATCGGCGGGACTTCGGG AATGGCAGCAACCTGTTTCGTCCAACCACTCGACTTGATAAAAAATCGAATGCAACTGAGTGGAACAAAAACATCGACAATTAGCGTAGTTTCAAATATTGTGAAGAATGAAGGCCTTTTCGCTATGTATTCGGGCTTGTCAGCTGGCCTTATGCGACAAGCTACATACACAACCACCAGACTCGGAATATATACTTGGCTCTTTGAAATTGCCTC aaaggatggacaaccaaatttttttaccaaagccGGTTTAGGAATGGCAGCAGGATGTGTTGGTGCATTTGTAGGAACGCCTGCGGAAGTAGCTTTAATTAGAATGACCGCTGATGGAAGATTACCTCTTG CTGAAAGGCGCAATTACAAGAACGTCTTCCATGCACTCTTCCGAATTACAAAGGAGGAAGGAATCCTAACGTTATGGCGCGGAGCAATTCCCACAATGGGAAGAGCAATGGTAGTAAATGCTGCTCAATTAGCATCTTATTCCCAAGCCAAAGAAGCTCTTCTCGACACTG gATATTTCAAAGAGAATATAACTCTACATTTCGTTGCCTCTATGATTTCTGGTTTAGTGACTACTGCCGCTTCGATGCCTGTCGACATCGCCAAAACGag aattcaaaatatgaaaacgaTAGATGGCAAGCCAGAATTCAAGGGCACAATTGACGTCTTAACCAAAGTCGTACGAAACGAAGGGCCTTTTGCTTTATGGAAAGGATTCTTTCCCTATTATGCTAGATTGGGACCACATACTGTCCTAACATTTATCTTCCTCGAGCAAATGATGACTGCCTATAAACAAAACTTTTCATGA
- the LOC117167641 gene encoding mitochondrial 2-oxoglutarate/malate carrier protein-like isoform X2: MAATCFVQPLDLIKNRMQLSGTKTSTISVVSNIVKNEGLFAMYSGLSAGLMRQATYTTTRLGIYTWLFEIASKDGQPNFFTKAGLGMAAGCVGAFVGTPAEVALIRMTADGRLPLAERRNYKNVFHALFRITKEEGILTLWRGAIPTMGRAMVVNAAQLASYSQAKEALLDTGYFKENITLHFVASMISGLVTTAASMPVDIAKTRIQNMKTIDGKPEFKGTIDVLTKVVRNEGPFALWKGFFPYYARLGPHTVLTFIFLEQMMTAYKQNFS, translated from the exons ATGGCAGCAACCTGTTTCGTCCAACCACTCGACTTGATAAAAAATCGAATGCAACTGAGTGGAACAAAAACATCGACAATTAGCGTAGTTTCAAATATTGTGAAGAATGAAGGCCTTTTCGCTATGTATTCGGGCTTGTCAGCTGGCCTTATGCGACAAGCTACATACACAACCACCAGACTCGGAATATATACTTGGCTCTTTGAAATTGCCTC aaaggatggacaaccaaatttttttaccaaagccGGTTTAGGAATGGCAGCAGGATGTGTTGGTGCATTTGTAGGAACGCCTGCGGAAGTAGCTTTAATTAGAATGACCGCTGATGGAAGATTACCTCTTG CTGAAAGGCGCAATTACAAGAACGTCTTCCATGCACTCTTCCGAATTACAAAGGAGGAAGGAATCCTAACGTTATGGCGCGGAGCAATTCCCACAATGGGAAGAGCAATGGTAGTAAATGCTGCTCAATTAGCATCTTATTCCCAAGCCAAAGAAGCTCTTCTCGACACTG gATATTTCAAAGAGAATATAACTCTACATTTCGTTGCCTCTATGATTTCTGGTTTAGTGACTACTGCCGCTTCGATGCCTGTCGACATCGCCAAAACGag aattcaaaatatgaaaacgaTAGATGGCAAGCCAGAATTCAAGGGCACAATTGACGTCTTAACCAAAGTCGTACGAAACGAAGGGCCTTTTGCTTTATGGAAAGGATTCTTTCCCTATTATGCTAGATTGGGACCACATACTGTCCTAACATTTATCTTCCTCGAGCAAATGATGACTGCCTATAAACAAAACTTTTCATGA